One Curtobacterium sp. MCLR17_007 DNA window includes the following coding sequences:
- the thiL gene encoding thiamine-phosphate kinase: MDAADVWTGPTVGELGELAVLERVTARLPSGSPLVGPGDDCAVVAAPDGRFVVTTDMMVHGPDFRWAWSSPEDVGWKAAATNLSDVAAMGAVPTGLVVAIAAPQDTPVAALEGIADGFRLAVDALAPGIGVVGGDLSTSSAFTLAVTAFGDLQGRAPVLRTGARVGDVLAVAGELGAARGLGRLFRSGVDGAGAPSATAVRANGLDEDPDVARQRRPVPPIGSGSAAAQAGATAMLDLSDGLAIDGGRLARASGVTLSLDAGVVDDDAALHGGEDHGLLATFPADVVLPAGFRRLGVVVARGAADVLRAGEPVPTTGWDPYADWDGAAG, encoded by the coding sequence GTGGACGCAGCGGACGTGTGGACCGGACCGACGGTGGGGGAGCTCGGGGAGCTCGCGGTGCTGGAACGCGTGACCGCACGGCTGCCGTCCGGCAGTCCGCTGGTCGGGCCCGGTGACGACTGCGCCGTGGTCGCGGCACCCGACGGTCGGTTCGTCGTAACGACGGACATGATGGTGCACGGTCCGGACTTCCGGTGGGCATGGTCCTCGCCCGAGGACGTGGGGTGGAAGGCCGCTGCGACGAACCTGTCCGACGTCGCGGCGATGGGCGCGGTGCCGACCGGGCTCGTCGTCGCGATCGCCGCGCCGCAGGACACCCCGGTGGCGGCGCTCGAGGGCATCGCGGACGGGTTCCGACTCGCCGTGGACGCGCTCGCGCCCGGCATCGGCGTCGTCGGGGGCGACCTGTCGACGTCGTCGGCGTTCACCCTCGCCGTGACGGCGTTCGGCGATCTGCAGGGGCGGGCGCCGGTGCTCCGGACGGGAGCACGCGTCGGCGACGTGCTCGCGGTCGCGGGGGAGCTCGGGGCGGCGCGGGGGCTGGGGCGGCTGTTCCGGTCCGGGGTCGACGGTGCAGGCGCTCCGTCTGCGACGGCGGTGCGGGCGAACGGGCTCGACGAGGACCCGGACGTCGCGCGGCAGCGTCGCCCGGTGCCGCCGATCGGGTCCGGGAGCGCTGCTGCCCAGGCGGGCGCGACGGCGATGCTCGACCTGTCGGACGGGTTGGCGATCGACGGCGGGCGCCTGGCCCGTGCGAGCGGCGTGACGCTGTCCCTCGATGCCGGTGTGGTCGACGACGACGCGGCGCTGCACGGCGGCGAGGACCACGGGCTGCTCGCGACCTTCCCCGCGGACGTCGTGCTGCCCGCGGGGTTCCGGCGGCTCGGCGTCGTCGTGGCGCGCGGGGCGGCGGACGTCCTGCGTGCGGGGGAGCCGGTGCCGACGACGGGGTGGGACCCGTACGCGGACTGGGACGGTGCCGCGGGCTGA
- a CDS encoding DUF3515 family protein: MSTARRFLAALGVTVALAAGLTGCTNAVALTAAPSANAAACATAQVRLPDTVDSKYALRNTNAQATAAWGDPSAALYHCGVAVPTVSDLPCFTKGTVDWIRDDEGKRVIYTTFGRDPAVQVVIDSTKTTDQVLQDIGTAVSSLPKDGHKCLDPSDVNG; the protein is encoded by the coding sequence ATGTCCACCGCACGCCGCTTCCTCGCCGCCCTGGGTGTGACGGTCGCCCTGGCCGCGGGGCTGACGGGCTGCACGAACGCCGTCGCGCTGACCGCCGCACCATCCGCGAACGCCGCCGCCTGCGCCACCGCCCAGGTCCGCCTGCCCGACACCGTGGACTCGAAGTACGCGCTCCGCAACACCAACGCCCAGGCGACGGCTGCGTGGGGCGACCCCTCCGCGGCGCTCTACCACTGCGGCGTCGCGGTGCCGACGGTCTCCGACCTGCCGTGCTTCACGAAGGGCACGGTCGACTGGATCCGCGATGACGAGGGCAAGCGGGTCATCTACACGACCTTCGGTCGCGACCCTGCGGTGCAGGTCGTCATCGACTCGACGAAGACGACGGACCAGGTCCTGCAGGACATCGGCACCGCCGTGTCCTCGCTGCCGAAGGACGGGCACAAGTGCCTCGACCCGTCGGACGTCAACGGCTGA
- a CDS encoding D-alanine--D-alanine ligase family protein, with translation MSQNAPAPTTVVVVLFGGRSSEHEISCVTAGGIMDAVDRDAYDIVPVGITKDGAFTLQSDDPTQWALRGDDLPVVPDNGTRVRFPTAAEARALTVEHADGSVTTVPVDVVFPILHGPFGEDGTIQGMLETAGLPYAGDGVLASALAMDKHVAKAVLEHAGLRVAPWTTVLRREWLADELGVAETIAAHGWPLFVKPARAGSSMGVSRVDGPDELAAAMHLAFEHDSKVIVEPRVVGREVEVAVLEGRDGVPRTSLPGEIVVAEDGFYDFAAKYLGGDEQLLCPAPLTDVETDTIRSIGARAFEAIGGSGLARVDCFLTDDGFVVNEVNTMPGFTPFSMYPRCWAATGLSYPELVTELIELGRVAVR, from the coding sequence ATGAGCCAGAACGCCCCCGCCCCCACGACCGTCGTCGTCGTCCTGTTCGGCGGTCGGTCGAGCGAGCACGAGATCAGCTGCGTGACCGCCGGCGGCATCATGGACGCCGTCGACCGCGACGCGTACGACATCGTGCCGGTCGGCATCACGAAGGACGGCGCGTTCACGCTGCAGTCCGACGACCCGACGCAGTGGGCACTGCGCGGTGACGACCTGCCCGTCGTGCCCGACAACGGCACGCGCGTGCGGTTCCCGACCGCCGCAGAAGCCCGGGCGTTGACCGTCGAGCACGCCGACGGCTCGGTCACCACCGTCCCGGTCGACGTCGTCTTCCCGATCCTGCACGGTCCCTTCGGCGAGGACGGCACGATCCAGGGCATGCTCGAGACCGCCGGGCTGCCCTACGCCGGCGACGGGGTGCTCGCCAGTGCGCTGGCGATGGACAAGCACGTCGCCAAGGCCGTCCTCGAGCACGCGGGCCTGCGCGTCGCGCCCTGGACCACCGTCCTGCGACGCGAGTGGCTCGCGGACGAACTCGGGGTCGCCGAGACCATCGCCGCCCACGGCTGGCCGCTGTTCGTCAAGCCCGCCCGCGCCGGGTCGAGCATGGGCGTCTCGCGCGTCGACGGGCCGGACGAGCTGGCAGCGGCGATGCACCTGGCGTTCGAGCACGACTCGAAGGTGATCGTCGAGCCCCGGGTGGTCGGCCGCGAGGTCGAGGTCGCCGTGCTCGAGGGCCGTGACGGTGTCCCGCGCACCAGCCTGCCCGGTGAGATCGTCGTCGCCGAGGACGGCTTCTACGACTTCGCCGCCAAGTACCTCGGCGGGGACGAGCAGCTGCTGTGTCCCGCGCCCCTCACCGACGTCGAGACCGACACGATCCGCTCGATCGGTGCCCGCGCGTTCGAGGCCATCGGCGGCTCCGGCCTGGCGCGCGTCGACTGCTTCCTGACTGATGACGGCTTCGTCGTGAACGAGGTCAACACGATGCCGGGCTTCACGCCGTTCTCGATGTACCCGCGCTGCTGGGCAGCGACGGGACTGAGCTACCCGGAGCTCGTGACCGAGCTCATCGAGCTCGGCCGGGTCGCGGTGCGCTGA
- a CDS encoding NAD(P)H-dependent glycerol-3-phosphate dehydrogenase, with amino-acid sequence MQSTDKPRVAVIGAGSWGTTFAKVLAEGGASTVVWARRPEVAREITETKRNSEYLPGINLPRTLTASTSLAAVLDGAEQVYVSVPSQTLRSNLAAIRELLPAGVPVVSLMKGVEKGTGLRMSEVLLEGLGIEQDRIAVASGPNLALEIARRQPTAAVVSSSSADTASAVAAVATNPYFRSFINTDVIGTEFGGVLKNLIAVAIGIVDGVGYGENTKASIITRGLAEMTEFAVSLGAQPSTLSGLAGLGDLIATCQSPLSRNNTAGRLLGQGYRFDEVVRQMNQTAEGLASVAPILELAAANGVDMPIVGQVAEVLAGRLDPRNIAPHLTETDEPQGE; translated from the coding sequence ATGCAGTCGACCGACAAGCCGCGCGTGGCCGTGATCGGTGCCGGCAGCTGGGGGACCACCTTCGCGAAGGTGCTCGCCGAGGGCGGTGCGTCCACGGTCGTGTGGGCCCGGCGTCCCGAGGTCGCCCGCGAGATCACCGAGACGAAGCGGAACTCGGAGTACCTGCCCGGCATCAACCTGCCCCGCACGCTGACCGCGTCGACGTCCCTGGCGGCGGTGCTCGACGGTGCCGAGCAGGTCTACGTCTCGGTCCCCTCCCAGACGCTGCGGTCGAACCTCGCCGCGATCCGCGAGCTGCTCCCCGCGGGCGTGCCCGTCGTCAGCCTGATGAAGGGCGTCGAGAAGGGCACGGGTCTGCGCATGAGCGAGGTCCTGCTCGAGGGGCTCGGCATCGAGCAGGACCGGATCGCCGTCGCGAGCGGGCCCAACCTGGCGCTCGAGATCGCCCGGCGTCAGCCCACCGCGGCCGTGGTCTCCTCGTCGAGCGCGGACACCGCCAGCGCGGTCGCCGCGGTCGCGACCAACCCCTACTTCCGGTCGTTCATCAACACGGACGTCATCGGCACCGAGTTCGGCGGGGTGCTGAAGAACCTGATCGCCGTCGCGATCGGCATCGTCGACGGTGTCGGCTACGGCGAGAACACCAAGGCGTCGATCATCACGCGCGGCCTGGCCGAGATGACGGAGTTCGCGGTGTCCCTCGGGGCGCAGCCGTCGACCCTGTCCGGGCTCGCGGGCCTCGGCGACCTCATCGCCACGTGCCAGTCGCCGCTCTCGCGCAACAACACCGCGGGCCGGCTGCTCGGGCAGGGCTACCGCTTCGACGAGGTCGTCCGGCAGATGAACCAGACCGCCGAGGGGCTGGCGTCCGTCGCGCCGATCCTCGAGCTCGCCGCCGCGAACGGTGTCGACATGCCCATCGTGGGGCAGGTGGCCGAGGTCCTCGCCGGTAGGCTCGATCCGCGCAACATCGCGCCGCACCTCACCGAGACCGACGAGCCCCAGGGCGAGTGA